In Gambusia affinis linkage group LG20, SWU_Gaff_1.0, whole genome shotgun sequence, the genomic window caattacAACTCATCACTGCTTTCAGTTTATGGGGgtgaattatttttctgaattaataatgaaaacaaattaaattaaatctgaaataaataaaataacacccTTCAACCAAAATTCGCAGGAGGAGGGTCACAATATGCAGTTTtggtattttcctttttcatggGGCACTGTCAGGGCAGGTTAACTGAGCTGAATGGCACTTTGATGAAATGGATAGTGGACCATTTTTACATCCTGTTGttctaatttaaaatgcatgaaaagaaaaaacataattcgTTACTCTTGATGCTGTTTACTGGGAAAATTTTTGATTAAGTTTTTGGCATAAATCCACGACATCTTGTATATTTAGTTCAATTTAAACAGTGAGAACGtcttaaaaaatttattaattaatagaaaaaaaaagcattcacgttattttattctgaaaaggCTCATCTTTGAAAGGGGAAGTGCCCTTACCGAAACTGGTCTTTCATTGGTCAGCGAGGAGGAAGTCTCCGGATCTAACATTGTTAGCTCGAATGGCTAGGTCCCgacagaaaaacatatttacattttgtgagaaaaatacaaacaaacaaaaaacacgtCTGTTGATTACTTTTGAGACAAGGTTACAGCCTTCGTGAGGATATATCAATTGCACATGTTTTCCGGGTTTAACACTATTTACGGTCCGAATTCAACAATACAATAATGTAATCAGCCTTTATTAGCAAACTGAATGGACCGTGAGCCACCGAGGAGCTAAAGCAGCTAACAGTAGGGTCTTAATCAGTGTTTCCAACAAGGGTTATGGTGGCCCAGCTGAGGACCGAGAGACCGAGGAAAGTTACAGAGTGAACGCAGAACTACTGACCAAGGTATCGGGCTCTCTGCACTGTTGCACCGCTTCATCTCTGCTACACTGTACATTTTATGTTAATAcactttatattttcatatacTGATTTGTGTCTGATTCCAGTTTCAGGCGGCAGAAAACATAAGATTCAGATTATAAGACTGAATCCTTGAATGAGTAAAACATGTGTAGACGAGGATTGTGAAAAGGAGAATCCCAGGAGGAGCGAGGATGACTGAGATGATGAAGGTTGGAGCAGATGAACCGGGAGGGTTCAGCTTGGAGCTCCCTATACCTGCAGCATCCACATCAGAACTGGAGGAAATACAAGACGGCGAATATCTCAGTAAGTGACGCACATTGGTTTGTCTGGATTGGATCAAATTACCTGTCTGTAAGTTCAAAGGGTCTGTTAGGCTGGAAAGAAtcatagaaatatatttaagtgtAAACATACCAGTAGTCATTCCTCTTTATATCAAAATCTAATTACATCTGTTTTGTTCTCTTCAGCAGAAGAAAGGTATGACACATCCACACACTGACTTGTTCTAATGATTTGTGCAGTTCTTGGATGGGTGTGTGATCAACTGGTGACATTGTAATTTAGAGCTGTGCATGATCTGCATATTTGTTGTAACCTGAGCTAGCAGGAAGAGGGTGTCCCCCATAAAACTCTCGAAGCCCAGTGGTAGGAGAGCTAAAGCATTCACCCAGCGACctacagtgtttgttttattggaatACCTAAACACCAAACATTTGcccctttttttaaagtctttaaataaaagggggctaacataaaacaaaaaatgctaataaaataaatatacattttctgcACTTCAGTTGTTTCATCCTAACTATCtgaaattcattatttttatatatgacTTGTCACTTTATTTGCTGAAGTTGCAGCATCTATACCAGTAAATGCAGATAGTGGTTCTGGTGAATAAAAAAGACACCTAACTTCAGTTTCCCTGCATGTTCACATATTGACCATACTATGTTGCCATTGTGCTCCCACCAAAGACACTCTTAAACCAGTCTTTGCTATCCCTGTTACTGGTTTACAGTAACAGTGTAAACCAGTAACACTGTTACTGTgagtaaataaagaaacaatgcCTAGCATAGTGGGAgtgcaagtaaagcctggtggcctgccaggcttaCAATATGCTTTGGGAAACCCTGTGTCTGTTAGGGATAGGGGTTGTTCCGATGAGAAATATTCTCTCATAAAACAGTTGCATTTATGTTTAGCTTGCCGATATATTAATCAGTTTAAGTctgcagttttaatttaataaattaaattaaaaaattcccAAAGTTTAAGaaatcaaaagcttttttttattttgaaaaataaagttaaaagatttttgacattttcatcaacCATTAATGTCTGTATGTCTGTCAGTTTTACCTGTCTATCAGACAATGGTGATTAAAGAAGAGGTTCCTGGTGATTGGAGCTCCAATTTGGACCAACAAAATCCACAATCCCCCTGCataaagaaggaagaagaacTGTGGATCAGTAAGGAGGAAGAGCGGTTTTCTGTGAAGACTGAAAATGAAGAGAAGCCTCCGTTATCAGAGTTTCATCAGAttgaaactgaatattttagagAGACAGAAGCTCCAACCAGCAGCTCAGCTGAACAAATGGAAATACAATCTGAAGAAGAGGACTGCATAAGACCAGAATCAGACAAGAATCCAGAGTGTTcctctgcagaaaataaaacaacagttcACAAAAGAGGTAAACGATTCAAACTGTGTTCCAAATCTATGGCTCAGATTGAAATCCATGGTGGAGAGAAGCCATTTGGTTGCTGTATATGTGgcaaaagatttaaaagtaaGAATCATGTTCGATTACACATCATGACTCACACTGGAAACAGAGAACATAGCTGTGATCTATGTGGTAAAGGATTTCTAGTGAAGGGTCATCTTCACACTCACATGAGACTCCACACTGGAGAAAGACCATTTGCCTGTGATGACTGTGGTAAACGATTTCGAGCAAAGACAAATCTTAAAACTCACATGAAGGTCCATTCTAGAGACAAGCCCTTTTCTTGTGATGTTTGTGGTACAAAAtttaagagaaaagaaacacttaAGAAACACATTTGGATCCACACCACAGAAAAACCCTTTGTCTGTAATATTTGCACAAGAGGATTTTCACGACAAAAGAGTCTAAAAAGTCACATGTATcttcacacaggagagaaaccgtTTATTTGTAGTATTTGTAGTAAAGGATTTGCAGTACAGGAGAATCTAAAGAGTCACATGTGCGTTCACACTGGTGAGAAACCATTTATTTGTGGTGTTTGCAGTAAAGGATTTCATCGACAAGGAGATCTAAAGAGACACCTACGTGTTCATACAGGAGAGAAGCCGTTTATTTGTACAGTCTGCAGTAAAGGATTTTCACAACAAATTCATTTAAAGAGTCATATGCTCGTTCACACTGGAGAGAAActatttatttgtagtttttgcaGTAAAGGATTTTCACAACCAGAAACTTTAAGGAGACATATGCATGTTCATACAGGAGAGAAAGagtttatttgtaatatttgtagTAAAGGATTTTCACTCAAACAACATCTTAAAAACCACATGGAGGTTCACACTGCACCATTTAGCTGTAGTGATTGTGGAAAACGTTTTGTTAGGGAAATCCAGTTACAGCGACATGTGAGACTCCACTCAGACGAGAGACCTTTTGGTTGTGATGTCTGCAAGAGCAGATTCAACCAAAAGTGTCAACTTGAAAATCACATGAGAGTCCATTCAGGAGAGAAACCGTTTGTGTGTGAGGTTTGCAGCAAAGCGTTTTCACAACAAGGAAATCTGAAGAAACACATGGGTGTTCATGAGGgctgtaattaaatattttaacatttgactatatatatatgccagtattatatatatatagcactGATTACTATTTGTATCCTCTATTTCTTCTCCTATTGCCTTCACttttttgcatacatttttataCTGCATTCCTATGAATACAATATTTTAGGATCTCCGTTTTGACAGTTAagttttttaagtttgattaaACTGGAACTTGTCCCTATTTGATTAAAGGCTTTCTTTGTTATTGGTCATACACATATATTTCAGTGAGTAAGAAAAGCTGTTTTCAATAAGTTGAAATACGGCTTCCAATGAGGCTTGTTTGTGAGAATAAAGTACATTTCGAAAGCAGCATTGAACatgtattaaacatactttttattaaGCCTACATTCTgcatgaaaaatgtgttttaattagtCTGATGTAtaattctaatcttaaatgtcaggttttcattagctgtaagtggaaaatcctcattgttaacaaaaacaaaggctTGAAAACAGTCTGTGTAGTTACTATATATGGGTTTCACTTGTAATAttgagttactaaaataaattaacttttcaataatattgaaatttattgaatgtctctgtaactaaagaataaaggaaataaaacaaaattaaactcttAAAGTGAATTTctgtatgaaataaaaataaatgttttatttacattattaacATTCTGAttccgaccccactagggacaaggctgttacaaaatggatggatggatgcacaTTCTGACAAGGTTATCCCTTAACCTTGTCAgaatgtttgtttcttaaagGATTTTGCATTTAGTTAAGTCTGAGGAAAAAAGGGAATGTATCCTCTCTGGCAGTGTGCCTCTGAAAACTGTTCTCTGAGTGTCGAGGTGAGGCCCGACAGATTTACTATCACAAGTGGAACATTGAGGCTTTTGCTATAATGCCACACTTGTTATTTATATAACactttttttagaaattgttttgggtgtttttcAGATATAATGGACAAGAaggtggaaaagaaagaaggaaaaaaaaataaagtgagaaGGCGgggcaaaaaaatataaagggAAAGACGGAGAGAAAAGTTTAAGAGCTATTTACAGAACAACTGCAAAGTGAGAAACTggacttttattaaaataacttatgGAAATATGTTACATGAACTTATGGATATAGGTcacataaatatgaaaacaaagagCTGCCACCCCACTGATTGTGTCAACATTCGACTTGATAATTATTTATTGGTAATTAATTACCAATAAATAACTAccaattattatttattggtaaataataatttgttgtgTTATATTacctaatataaaaaaacaatctgtgttTGCTATACCTGaataacataacaaaacatttcatgtttaatcttacaaaataaaacttgtaagATTTGAAAACGTATTGTGCCTCTTTTCTATTTGACCTTCATAAACTTATGGGGACCCAACTTCAGGATCTTGTTCAGTCATCTATATTTTATACAGTTTATGGTTAGCACCTGTCTGGAATTTATGAGAGCTTCAAGGAGACTCCATGAGCTTAAAGAGGCATCAGGGAAACTGAGAGCTACAGAGATAAATGCCACAGTCTGACCCAGAAGTCTTTATACAAGATATCATAACTAACAACTAATATTCAGCTACTTAATTTCATAGTTGGGAGATAATACTGTTTCGAACAAGCTGTGTCCaatagtttataaaaataacagtcAGTACTTGCAGTTAATTGCTTAATAATTGTTAAATCgcttataaaacaaaattctgctgctagttttttgcagtgtaactttacaaacggcACCCTATTTAAATCATtatatacattaaaatgtatataattttaatgcataaaatcataTATACATTACATTAACAACGTatataatgatttaaaaagtgtaatAGCTCAACACTTACCtctttcaaaaatatctttattttctgcGTACGTTTTATTCGGAAAAACCAATAAAAGGAAGTAGTTTTTCGAAACAGAACTTTACTTGCCATTCATTGGTCAATGAGGAGGAAGTCACCGGATGTAGCAATGTAGCTTGACTGGCTAAGTCCCGAAACGGAAAACCTCGTAAGAGGTTATGTAAAACCACAATTGTTTATGTCTCTGATTTACTGTTTGTCAGTCGCAGTGATTACATCGCTCCCATATTGTTCTAAACCGCTGTGATATTTATAGCCGACTTCAATAGCAAAGTGGAGCTAGAGTAGCTAACAACAGAGACGGATGATGCTATTTACGATGTTGGAGCTTTCAAATGTTTGTAAGTTAGTGCTACAAAACGAGTCTATTCTCCACCTTCTGGGGATTACCACCTCGTCCGTGGACACCTCCTCTGTCCTTTTCAGCTGAGGACCGAGAGACTTGTGACACCCAGAGTGGAGCCATAACTACTGACCAAGGTATCAGagtttctgctctgcagcatCGATTGAACTCTGCTACTGgttgcatgttttattaatacGCTTTATCTGATCAGCTCTTGATTTGTGTCTGATTCCTATTtcagacaacagaaaaacagaagaccCAGATGACATGGCTGAAACCTTGATTTAGTAGAATGTGTGAAGGTTGAAGACAAGGACTGTGAAAAGGAGAATCTCAGGTGGAGCGAGGATGTCTGAGATGATGAAGGTTGTAGCTGATCAGCCTGGAAGGTTCGGCTCAGAGCCCCTCATATCTGCAGCATCCACAtcagaagaggaggaggaggagacacAAGACAACAAAGAGTTCAGTAAGTTACAGCCGTTGCCGAGTTGTAAGGAAATTGACAAGTTTTAGAATCGCTGTGAAGAGTTTTACATACAAACACATTCGTTTGTTGTGATTGGACCAAGTTAAATCTGGCTGCTTAAAAACGAATGTTCAATTGTggaaaagcaaatttatttataaatgaactctatgtctgtaaataaataccCCTGCAGTAGTTGCAACAGAGTATGCACTGAATAGGTCTGAAGTCTTTGCATGTAATGcaagaaatgtatatttattcagttattaaCAGTAGTCTCAAGtgtaaaacaagcaaaaactcCTCTATCATTGAAAATACTTTTGACCAGATATAATAGCATCTCACGCATATGCTGACTGGTGATGATGGaccaaagaaaaatgattaacaGGCAAGCAGGAAAAGGTGAAAGACAATGCTTGACCTGAGGTCAGAGCAGTAGGGAAAAGCAGCAGAGACAAGTCTCATCTGTGACTAGTTGCAGTGGTGCGACCTTAGATATTGTATAGGTGCACTGTTGAGAAATCAGTTCGCATTTGCAACCAAATTAGTTGGACTGTAGACCTCAATCAGCCAGAGGTGGCATTTAGGAAACATGTGTCCACAGCCATTTTTTGACatcaatgttatttatttaaattatatcagGCTGTCATTGATTTTTCATATCTTTCAATGTTCTCAGTTCATCAGATGTTGGTAATTAAAGTGGTTCCTGATGACTGGAGTCCCAGTTCGGACCAGCCCAACCCAGATTTCCCCTCcataaaagaggaagaggaggaactgAGGGTCAGCCATGAAGAAGAGGAGCTTACTATGAAGAGTAAAGATGAAAAGACACCCCAGGTATCAGAGGTTCATCAGATCAAAACTGAAGACATTATGGAGACAGAGGCTCCTGACAGGAGCTCAGCTGTAGAGCTAAAAATGGACTCTGATGAAGACAACTGTGGTGAACCAGAAAGAGACAACATCACAGATCCAGTGTGTTCTTACCAACATCGTAAGATGACAGTTCacagaagtgaaaaaacatctaaattgtGTTCCAAACTTATGGCTCAGACTGGATTACACACTGGAGAAAAGCCCTTTGGTTGCAATGTTTGTGGCAAACGATTCAAACATCAGACCAATTTTAAACACCATATGAAAATTCACATTGAAAACAGAGAACATTACTGTGAACTTTGTGGTAAAGGATTTAAAGCTAAGCATTTTCTTCAAACGCATATGAGGCTTCACACCGGAGAAAGGCCGTTTGCATGCGATGATTGTGGGAGAAGGTTTCATGCTAAGGCAGTTCTTAAAAGTCACCTGGAGGTTCACTCTGGAGAAAGGGCTTTTTCCTGTGACATTTGTGGTTCAAGATATAAAAGGAAGGAAACTCTTAAGAAGCACATGTGGGTCCACACGGCAGAGAGACCCTTTGTTTGTAGTGTTTGCAGTAAAGGATTTTATCATCAAAACAGCCTAAGGATTCACATGAATGCTCACACAGGACAGAGACGGTTTATATGCAGCGTTTGTAGTAAAGGATTTGCAGAACAAGAGACTCTGAAGAGACACATGCGCGTTCACACGGGAGAGAAGCCGTTTATTTGCGGTTTCTGCTGTAAAGGATTTTCACAGCAAATTCATTTAAAGAGACACATGCATGTTCACACTGGCGAGAAGCAGTTTATTTGCAGTGTTTGTAGTAAAGAGTTTTCTCAACAGCATCATCTGAAAAACCACATGGAAGTTCATACCGCCTCATTTTGCTGCAGTGATTGTAGTAAGCGTTTTGTGAAGGAAATCCAGTTGCAACGACATGCCAGAGTTCACACAGAGGAGAGACCGTTTGGTTGTGATGTCTGTAAAAGCAGATTTAATCAAAAGTGTCAGCTTGAAAATCACATGAGAGTGCATTCGGGAGAGAAACCATTTGTTTGTGATGTTTGCAGTAAAGGGTTTTCCCAACAAGGAAATCTGAAGCGACACATGGTTGTTCACAAGGTCTGCAACTAATGACTATTTTGATAGTTAAACAATATGGCAataattttcaagttttcagCAACTACCTTTATTTTGCAACTTATCAATGCTTCAATGCCTCTGAATTTATAAACAAATTCTCGTCTTAAACTAAAAGGAACTTCTGAATCGCTACTTTGCTTTGATCAGCTGTAGGTCAAAATGttaaactcttaaaaacaagtcggaactgaattaaattttatattttcaacaaCACCTTTTACTATGACTGCCAATGACGATATTTTTCCTTCCTGTACAGTAGTTTAATATATCACTATTTATGTACCTCAGAAtaacatgtaaacaaagatTTGCACTTAAAAGTACAAATGGTATGTATTTCTATCGCTCCATCATTGCAAAGGAATTATGTGTTTCCACATAAAATGCCAGAGTTCTCAGAATCTCAAATATTAAGAGATAGAGCTTTGTCTTGTATTTTATGTTCATTGGACTTGAGATGATTCTTGTCTGTGATTGGTGGAGGCAGAAGGCAAATTTGTGAGCTGAGAAGAGGATTACTTTATGATGGACCAAATAtatgtaaatagtttttatattgGTTTTTGATCAATTCACAATCTATGATCACCATCCCTCTGTTACAGGTggaaatttgcattttttgctACAACCTGTTACCATGCATCTTTCCTTTGAAAAAGGAAAGATAAACATTGTACGCTGtgtctataaataaaaaaggtctaaagtgattcattttctgttcttatAAACCAGACACAAACCAGAAAAGTGCCTGTGGTTA contains:
- the LOC122823342 gene encoding gastrula zinc finger protein XlCGF57.1-like, which encodes MTEMMKVGADEPGGFSLELPIPAASTSELEEIQDGEYLILPVYQTMVIKEEVPGDWSSNLDQQNPQSPCIKKEEELWISKEEERFSVKTENEEKPPLSEFHQIETEYFRETEAPTSSSAEQMEIQSEEEDCIRPESDKNPECSSAENKTTVHKRGKRFKLCSKSMAQIEIHGGEKPFGCCICGKRFKSKNHVRLHIMTHTGNREHSCDLCGKGFLVKGHLHTHMRLHTGERPFACDDCGKRFRAKTNLKTHMKVHSRDKPFSCDVCGTKFKRKETLKKHIWIHTTEKPFVCNICTRGFSRQKSLKSHMYLHTGEKPFICSICSKGFAVQENLKSHMCVHTGEKPFICGVCSKGFHRQGDLKRHLRVHTGEKPFICTVCSKGFSQQIHLKSHMLVHTGEKLFICSFCSKGFSQPETLRRHMHVHTGEKEFICNICSKGFSLKQHLKNHMEVHTAPFSCSDCGKRFVREIQLQRHVRLHSDERPFGCDVCKSRFNQKCQLENHMRVHSGEKPFVCEVCSKAFSQQGNLKKHMGVHEGCN
- the LOC122823268 gene encoding gastrula zinc finger protein XlCGF26.1-like, whose translation is MSEMMKVVADQPGRFGSEPLISAASTSEEEEEETQDNKEFIHQMLVIKVVPDDWSPSSDQPNPDFPSIKEEEEELRVSHEEEELTMKSKDEKTPQVSEVHQIKTEDIMETEAPDRSSAVELKMDSDEDNCGEPERDNITDPVCSYQHRKMTVHRSEKTSKLCSKLMAQTGLHTGEKPFGCNVCGKRFKHQTNFKHHMKIHIENREHYCELCGKGFKAKHFLQTHMRLHTGERPFACDDCGRRFHAKAVLKSHLEVHSGERAFSCDICGSRYKRKETLKKHMWVHTAERPFVCSVCSKGFYHQNSLRIHMNAHTGQRRFICSVCSKGFAEQETLKRHMRVHTGEKPFICGFCCKGFSQQIHLKRHMHVHTGEKQFICSVCSKEFSQQHHLKNHMEVHTASFCCSDCSKRFVKEIQLQRHARVHTEERPFGCDVCKSRFNQKCQLENHMRVHSGEKPFVCDVCSKGFSQQGNLKRHMVVHKVCN